The Juglans regia cultivar Chandler chromosome 2, Walnut 2.0, whole genome shotgun sequence genome includes a window with the following:
- the LOC109022045 gene encoding uncharacterized protein LOC109022045, protein MAIENQETTVREIKTKNRRIMGAGGPEDDDNRWPPWLKPLLRENFFVHCKLHADSHKSECNMYCLDCMNGALCSLCLVHHKDHRAIQIRRSSYHDVIRVSEIQKVLDITGVQTYIINSARVVFLNQRPQPRPGKGVTNTCEVCLRSLLDSFRFCSLGCKIEGTSGNFPKKKRQSAAMASDSEESYSSSSHGREKSKVQSFTPSTPPPTSVNYRTAKRRKGIPHRSPMGGVLIGY, encoded by the exons ATGGCGATCGAAAACCAAGAAACTACTGTCCGGGAAATCAAGACCAAGAATAGGAGAATCATG GGTGCTGGAGGTCCCGAGGACGACGACAATAGGTGGCCGCCATGGCTGAAGCCTCTGCTCAGGGAGAACTTCTTTGTTCATTGCAAGTTACACGCGGACTCTCACAAGAGTGAATGCAATATGTACTGTTTGGATTGTATGAATGGCGCTCTCTGCTCTCTCTGTCTCGTCCACCACAAGGACCACCGTGCTATTCAG ATAAGGAGGTCCTCATACCATGATGTGATAAGGGTCTCTGAGATTCAGAAAGTTCTGGACATTACTGGAGTCCAGACCTACATTATTAACAGCGCCAGGGTCGTCTTCTTGAACCAGCGCCCTCAGCCTAGGCCCGGTAAAGGCGTCACCAACACCTGCGAGGTCTGCTTGCGCAGCCTCCTTGACTCCTTCCGCTTCTGCTCTCTCGGTTGCAAG ATTGAGGGGACGTCCGGGAATTTCCCAAAGAAGAAGAGGCAATCGGCGGCGATGGCTTCAGACTCGGAGGAGTCGTACAGTAGCAGTAGCCATGGCAGGGAGAAGAGCAAGGTGCAGAGCTTCACTCCCTCCACGCCGCCCCCAACTTCTGTTAATTATAGAACGGCCAAGAGAAGAAAGGGAATTCCACACCGTTCCCCGATGGGAGGAGTGCTCATTGGGTACTAG